The following proteins come from a genomic window of Musa acuminata AAA Group cultivar baxijiao chromosome BXJ1-7, Cavendish_Baxijiao_AAA, whole genome shotgun sequence:
- the LOC135680018 gene encoding auxin-responsive protein SAUR76-like, with the protein MAKSGNGLSKLKCMIKRWHSSSRLTRTAPSAGGAASSRSQDREAWHSASFHGDEVPPGFQPVYVGKSRRRYLVSAELVGHPLFRVLVERSGGHDGPACGTVVDCEVVLFEHLLWMLENADPQPESLDELVEFYAC; encoded by the coding sequence ATGGCGAAGAGCGGGAACGGACTGAGCAAGCTCAAGTGCATGATAAAGAGGTGGCACTCATCGAGCCGGCTGACGCGCACGGCCCCGTCAGCCGGCGGGGCCGCATCGTCGAGGTCGCAGGACAGGGAGGCGTGGCACTCGGCGTCGTTCCACGGGGACGAGGTCCCGCCGGGGTTCCAACCGGTCTACGTCGGCAAGTCGCGCCGACGGTACCTCGTCAGCGCCGAGCTCGTCGGGCACCCGCTGTTCCGCGTGCTCGTCGAGAGGTCCGGCGGGCACGACGGCCCCGCTTGCGGGACCGTGGTGGACTGCGAGGTGGTGCTCTTCGAGCACCTGCTGTGGATGCTGGAGAACGCCGACCCGCAGCCTGAGTCGCTGGACGAGTTGGTGGAGTTCTACGCCTGCTGA
- the LOC135679223 gene encoding protein SMALL AUXIN UP-REGULATED RNA 12-like has product MSDESVKMTGIWQIVRLREMLHKWQLVALSKKEEQPCSSGIPPSVDKRLKNVLSQCDSDEESCQSPQPPPDVPKGHCPVYIGPEQRRFVIPTSYLSLPVFKLLLEKAEEEFGFDHRGALMIPCEVETFKYILLCMERYKKGLIDDEGNPTGLEE; this is encoded by the exons ATGAGCGACGAAAGTGTGAAGATGACAGGGATCTGGCAGATAGTAAGACTCAGAGAGATGCTGCATAAATGGCAATTGGTTGCCCTCAGTAAAAAGGAGGAGCAACCATGTTCATCTGGTATTCCCCCTTCTGTCGACAAGCGCCTAAAGAATGTGTTGTCCCAATGTGACTCAGATGAAGAGAGCTGCCAAAGCCCGCAACCCCCACCTGATGTCCCCAAGGGTCACTGCCCGGTCTACATAGGACCAGAGCAGCGGAGGTTCGTCATACCGACAAGTTACCTGAGCCTTCCAGtgtttaaactgctcctagagaaGGCTGAGGAGGAGTTTGGATTTGATCATCGGGGCGCGCTCATGATCCCTTGTGAGGTGGAAACTTTCAAGTATATTCTCCTCTGCATGGAAAGATATAAAAAGGGCCTCATTGATGATG AAGGAAATCCAACAGGCTTAGAGGAATAG